One region of Pseudomonas glycinae genomic DNA includes:
- the cyoE gene encoding heme o synthase: protein MSLKHFIQITKPGIIFGNVLSVAGGFFLASKGHVDLAVFLAAMIGTSLVVASGCVFNNCIDRDIDLKMERTKNRVLVQGLISLKLALVYATVLGVAGVALLYKVANPLAALFAVIGFIIYVGFYSLYLKRKSVHGTLVGSLSGAMPPVIGYVAVTNSFDMAALTLLVMFSLWQMPHSYAIAIFRFNDYLAASIPVLPVKRGIQVAKKHILIYILAFLVATLMLTFSGYAGMSYLAVAAAMGMYWLYMAWTGYKAVDDTVWARKLFVFSIFTITALSVMMSLDFKVPTELLLTYAP, encoded by the coding sequence ATGTCGCTCAAGCACTTTATCCAAATCACCAAACCGGGGATCATTTTCGGTAACGTGCTTTCTGTGGCAGGCGGGTTCTTCCTGGCCTCGAAAGGGCATGTCGATCTGGCCGTGTTTCTGGCAGCCATGATCGGCACTTCCCTGGTTGTGGCCTCCGGTTGCGTGTTCAACAACTGCATCGACCGCGACATCGACCTGAAGATGGAACGCACCAAGAACCGGGTGCTGGTCCAGGGCTTGATCTCCCTGAAACTGGCCCTGGTCTATGCGACCGTCCTGGGTGTCGCCGGCGTTGCGTTGCTGTACAAGGTGGCCAACCCGTTGGCCGCATTGTTCGCCGTGATCGGCTTCATCATCTACGTCGGCTTCTACAGCCTGTACCTCAAGCGCAAGTCGGTTCACGGCACGCTGGTGGGCAGTCTGTCGGGCGCCATGCCGCCGGTGATCGGTTACGTGGCCGTGACCAACAGCTTCGACATGGCCGCGCTGACCCTGCTGGTGATGTTCAGCCTGTGGCAGATGCCGCATTCCTACGCCATCGCGATCTTCCGCTTCAACGATTACCTGGCCGCATCGATTCCGGTGCTGCCAGTGAAGCGCGGAATCCAGGTGGCCAAGAAGCACATCCTGATCTACATCCTGGCCTTCCTCGTGGCGACCTTGATGCTGACCTTCAGCGGTTACGCCGGCATGAGCTACCTCGCCGTCGCCGCGGCCATGGGCATGTACTGGCTGTACATGGCCTGGACCGGCTACAAGGCGGTGGATGACACGGTCTGGGCACGCAAGCTGTTCGTGTTCTCGATCTTCACCATCACCGCGTTGAGCGTCATGATGTCCCTGGACTTCAAGGTGCCGACCGAGCTGCTGCTGACGTACGCGCCGTAA
- the cyoD gene encoding cytochrome o ubiquinol oxidase subunit IV has protein sequence MANAHSHDSHDAGHGSVKSYAIGFILSVILTVIPFGLVMFPTLPKSTTLAIVLLFAVIQVIVHLYYFLHLDRSIAQRNNVIAFVFTAIVIVLLVGLSLWIMFSIHTYMMAK, from the coding sequence ATGGCTAATGCACACTCCCATGACAGCCATGATGCTGGCCACGGCAGCGTAAAGTCGTACGCCATTGGCTTCATCCTGTCGGTAATCCTGACCGTCATCCCGTTCGGCCTGGTGATGTTCCCGACCCTGCCGAAGTCGACGACGCTGGCAATCGTCCTGCTGTTCGCCGTGATCCAGGTGATCGTTCACCTGTATTACTTCCTGCACCTGGACCGTTCCATCGCTCAACGTAACAACGTGATTGCGTTCGTCTTTACGGCCATCGTGATCGTGCTGCTGGTCGGTCTGTCGCTGTGGATCATGTTCAGCATCCACACCTACATGATGGCGAAGTGA